From the Fusobacterium sp. IOR10 genome, the window AAATAGTCCATGTTTAAAACGTATTCCATTACCATGGGCTGGAAGGGAAAGGGAAGCCATGGAATCTATGAAACCTGCAGCTAGTCTTCCAAGTCCACCATTTCCAAGACCTGCATCTGCCTCTTGACTTACAAGTTCTCTAAAATTTATTCCCATTTCTTCTAGGGCGTCTTCACATATGTCTCTTATTCCTAAATTTATTAAATTTGATTCTAATAATCTTCCTATTAAAAATTCCATAGAAAAATAATATACTTGTTTTACCCTGTCCTCTCTATAGGCTTTATTTGTCTTATATAATCTTTCAGACAAATAGTCTTTAATTAGTTTCCCCAAAGCTAAATATTTATGTTCCAAAGAAGCTTCTTCCACATCTTCTGCAAATGTAAATTCAAGTCTCTTTTTATAATCTTCTTTTATTTTTTCCTTTGTTATATTCAAAATCACCAACTCCTTATGTGAACATTTACCTTAAACTAATCTTCTTTTAATTTTTTGTAAATATCTCTATATTTTTTAGCTGATTCTTTCCAACTAATTTCTGACCTCATTGCATTTTTTTCAATTCCAAGCCATTCTTTTTTATTTTTAAATGTTTCCATAGCAAGTTTAATTACATGTAGCATGTCATGGGCATTGTAATTTGTAAATGAGAATCCATTTCCTGTTTTTTTCTTGTGATCATAGGCTTGTACAGTATCGCGTAATCCCCCAGTTTCCCTAACAATTGGAACAGTTCCATATCTCAGAGCTATAAGTTGTCCAATTCCACAAGGCTCAAATTGTGAAGGCATTAAGAACATATCTGAACCAGCGTAAACTCTTCTTGCCACTGATTCATTAAATCCAATGTATGCTTTTACTTTATTTGGATATTTATTACCATAGTAATTAAATAAATCCTCATACATTTCATCTCCAGTTCCCACAACAATAAGTTGTAAATCCAAAGAGATTATATCTTCTATTACACCTTTAACTAGGTCAAGTCCCTTTTGTCCAACTAATCTAGTTATCATTCCCATAACAGGAATATCTTTATCAACTGGTAGACCCATTTCCTTTTGTAATGCCTCTTTGTTTATCACTTTATTTTTCATAGTTGTAATTCCATATTCCTTGAAAAGATTTTTATCTTTTCTTGGATTATATTCACTGTAGTCTATTCCATTTACAATTCCATAAAGTTTATAGTCTATACCATTTAACAGTCCATCTAAATTTTCTCCAAAATATGGAGTTTTGATTTCCTCTGCATAGGTTTTACTAACTGTAGTAACAATGTCTGAATATATTAATCCACCCTTAATAAAGGATACTCCATCATAAAATTTCAATTTTTCCTCAGTGAAGTATGAATTATCAAGACCTAATAGCTCCCCTAAAATAGTTTTGGAAAAAATTCCTTGATATTTTAAATTATGTATTGTAAATAGAGTTCTTATTTTTTGATATCTAACATCATATCTATAAAAAGCATCTAATAAAACTGGAACCATACCTGAATGCCAGTCATTACAATGGATAACATCAGGAATAAATCCATCCATATGTTTTATTGACTCTAGTACTCCCCTTGAGAAGAAAGAAAAAATTTCCCCATCGTCAAAATGTCCATAGGGCTCATTTCTTTTGAAATAATACTCATTATCCATAAAATAAAAATCTACCCCATCATATTTTAAATGGTATAGTCCACAATACTGATTTCTCCATCCAACTGGAACTGTAAACTCCCCTACCTTATCCATTTTCTCCGTATACTCAGAGGATATTTTCTTATACTTTGGTATAATTACCCTAATATCCACCTTGGATTTTTTTAAAGCCTTTGGCAACGAATGAGCTACATCTGCAAGCCCTCCAGTTTTTATAAATGGGGCTGCCTCAGAAGCTACAAATAATATTTTCATTTTTATTACCCCCTGTATAAAATTTAATGTTTATTTTTCATATCTAGTTAATTCCTTTTCTATTACCAAGGGATATAGTTCACTTCCCTTAAGTTCTGTTCCCTCTGACAAGGTAACATTTTTATCTAAAATTACATTTTTTAGTTTAACACCACTTTTTATAGTGCAATTTTGTAATATTATACTGTTTTCAATATAAGCTCCCTCTTCTATAACTACACTTCTTGAGATTATACTTTTTTTAACTTCACCTTTTATTTTACAACCATTTGCAATTAAAGCATTTGAAACCTTTGATGTTTCATAGTATTCTGTTGGGGAAGAATCCTTTGACTTACTATATACTGGATTTTCCTCATCGAAAAATAATTCCTTTGTTGTTTCAACTGACAACATATCCATGTTAGTTTTGAAATATGAAAGTAAAGAGTTAACCACACCTAAATAACCAGTGTATTCATAACCTTTTATATTTAATTTTCCAATTTGTTCATATATTATAGAAGTTGAATTACGAGAATAATTTATGTAAGAACATTTTTCAATTAGATCTAACAATAGTTCTTTACTTAAAATAAACATCTCCATTGAAATATTTGCTTTTTTATCCTTCCCTTGATTTCTATGAACTCCTTCTATAGTTCCATCTCCATTAAAGTCAAATACTCCTAGATCTAAATATTCACTGTCAGCTGTATTAACTTTCTTATAAACTGCTGTTATATCAGCCCCTGAACTTTCATGTTTGTCCATTGCTTTTTTTAAATCAAAGCTTGATATTAAGTGAGTTGAAGAAATTACTACATTTTCTTCCTTTGATTTAACTAAATACTCTATATTATCCTTTAACATTTTAATATCATAAGTTAAACGTTCCTTTGCAGTATCACTGAAAACAAATATTCCACCGTGCCTTCTATTTAAATCCCAAGCTCTACCAGTTCCAACATGGTCCCTTAAAGATCTTGAATCACTTTCTGCTAAAACTGCAATTGTAGTTATCCCTGCATTTACCATATTAGATAAAACAAAGTCTATAACTCTATATTTTCCCCCTAGAGGAATTGCTCCTATTGATCTATGAGCAGCTAACCTTCTAAGATCATCTCTATTTTCTGTGGCACTGATTATACCTAAATATCTTTTTTCCATAAGTTTATCTCCCTTCTAAAATTTATTTGATAATATCCTCTTGAACTTTTCTATCCTCTTCTATTAAAAGAATTTCAGATTTCCCATATACTCTTTTTCCATTTGCAACAGAGACATTATTTCCGAAAATAGCTCTCTCAACAACTGCCCCTGAACCAATTACAGAATTACACATTATAACTGAGTCTTTAATGTGAGCTCCCTTTTCCACAATTACCCCTGAAAAAAGAACTGAATTTTCAACTGTTCCATCAATAACGCATCCTTCAGTAATTAAAGAGTTTTTAATATTAGCAGTTTCTCCAATCACTTGACTTGGTTTATTTAAAGCTTTAGAGTATATTCTCCAATCATTATCAAATATATCAAATTTCTTTCTAGGATTTAGTAGATCCATATTTGCTTCCCATAGACTTTCCAATGTTCCAACATCTTTCCAATAACCTTCAAATGGATAGACCACTAATTTTTTACCCTCTCCAAGTAGTTTAGGAATTATATCCTTACCAAAATCATTTGTAGATTTTTCATTTTCTTCATCTTCAATTAAGGCTTTTTTTAACTCTTTCCAGTTAAATATATATACACCCATTGAAGCTAAAGTACTCTTTGGATGTTCAGGTTTCTCTTCAAATTCATATACTTCATGATCCCCTTTAACATTCATAATTCCAAATCTACTAGCTTCTTCTAGGGGAACATCTATTACAGCTATTGTAGCATCTGCATTTCTTTCCTTATGGTATTTTAGCATTTTGTTGTAATCCATTTTGTAAATGTGATCCCCTGATAGTATTAATACATATTCTGGGTCATAATCACTGATAAAGTCAATGTTTTGATATATTGAGTTAGCTGTACCCTTATACCAAAATCCGCCATTTTCTTGCATAAAAGGGGGCAATAAATTAATTCCACCAAAGTTTCTATCTAAATCCCAAGTTCTTCCTATACCTATGTAAGTATTTAATATCCTAGGTTTATATTGAATTAAAACTCCAACTGCATCTATCCCTGAATTGGAACAATTACTTAAAGGAAAATCTATAATTCTATATTTTCCACCAAAGGGAACTGCTGGTTTTGCATTATTTTTCGTAAGTAATTTTAGCCTGCTCCCTTGCCCCCCAGCTAGAATCATCGCTACCATCTCTTTTTTCATAATCTAATCCTCCCTATTTTTTATATATTAATATCCCCTATCCGCCCAAATTGGTTTTAAAACAATTGTTGATAAAGGAGGTATATCTATAATTACTGAATAAGGCATGTTCAACACACCTTGGATTTTAGGCTCTATAATACCACTATTTAAAACATTTGATCCCCCATAAACATCCTTGTCACTATTGAAAATTTCTCTGTAGTCAGTTATTCTTGGTACTCCAACTACAAAACTTTCCCTTTTCACAGGGGTGAAATTACAAATAATCACTAAATAATCCTTTGGATCCTTACTTTTTCTAACATAGGACACTATACTTTCAGCTGAATTATCTGCATCTATCCATGTGAAGCCATCTTGGGAACAATCTAATTCC encodes:
- the glgA gene encoding glycogen synthase GlgA, whose amino-acid sequence is MKILFVASEAAPFIKTGGLADVAHSLPKALKKSKVDIRVIIPKYKKISSEYTEKMDKVGEFTVPVGWRNQYCGLYHLKYDGVDFYFMDNEYYFKRNEPYGHFDDGEIFSFFSRGVLESIKHMDGFIPDVIHCNDWHSGMVPVLLDAFYRYDVRYQKIRTLFTIHNLKYQGIFSKTILGELLGLDNSYFTEEKLKFYDGVSFIKGGLIYSDIVTTVSKTYAEEIKTPYFGENLDGLLNGIDYKLYGIVNGIDYSEYNPRKDKNLFKEYGITTMKNKVINKEALQKEMGLPVDKDIPVMGMITRLVGQKGLDLVKGVIEDIISLDLQLIVVGTGDEMYEDLFNYYGNKYPNKVKAYIGFNESVARRVYAGSDMFLMPSQFEPCGIGQLIALRYGTVPIVRETGGLRDTVQAYDHKKKTGNGFSFTNYNAHDMLHVIKLAMETFKNKKEWLGIEKNAMRSEISWKESAKKYRDIYKKLKED
- the glgD gene encoding glucose-1-phosphate adenylyltransferase subunit GlgD — encoded protein: MEKRYLGIISATENRDDLRRLAAHRSIGAIPLGGKYRVIDFVLSNMVNAGITTIAVLAESDSRSLRDHVGTGRAWDLNRRHGGIFVFSDTAKERLTYDIKMLKDNIEYLVKSKEENVVISSTHLISSFDLKKAMDKHESSGADITAVYKKVNTADSEYLDLGVFDFNGDGTIEGVHRNQGKDKKANISMEMFILSKELLLDLIEKCSYINYSRNSTSIIYEQIGKLNIKGYEYTGYLGVVNSLLSYFKTNMDMLSVETTKELFFDEENPVYSKSKDSSPTEYYETSKVSNALIANGCKIKGEVKKSIISRSVVIEEGAYIENSIILQNCTIKSGVKLKNVILDKNVTLSEGTELKGSELYPLVIEKELTRYEK
- a CDS encoding glucose-1-phosphate adenylyltransferase; protein product: MMKKEMVAMILAGGQGSRLKLLTKNNAKPAVPFGGKYRIIDFPLSNCSNSGIDAVGVLIQYKPRILNTYIGIGRTWDLDRNFGGINLLPPFMQENGGFWYKGTANSIYQNIDFISDYDPEYVLILSGDHIYKMDYNKMLKYHKERNADATIAVIDVPLEEASRFGIMNVKGDHEVYEFEEKPEHPKSTLASMGVYIFNWKELKKALIEDEENEKSTNDFGKDIIPKLLGEGKKLVVYPFEGYWKDVGTLESLWEANMDLLNPRKKFDIFDNDWRIYSKALNKPSQVIGETANIKNSLITEGCVIDGTVENSVLFSGVIVEKGAHIKDSVIMCNSVIGSGAVVERAIFGNNVSVANGKRVYGKSEILLIEEDRKVQEDIIK